The following are from one region of the Andrena cerasifolii isolate SP2316 chromosome 1, iyAndCera1_principal, whole genome shotgun sequence genome:
- the Skd gene encoding mediator complex subunit skuld isoform X2 yields the protein MTHPSHQTNGASLEDCHTNFFALTDLCGIKWRKLVWGEVAGGFGGTPLEDPVLSSFSRCLAGDILCVWRRVAATPSTSGPATASASGAAGIFDLGIAPSPAPPPLSLTAAKELWIFWYGEEPDLSGLVSPELIACESEQGSWESGLSYECRSLLFKALHNLIERCLLSRDFVRLGKWFVQPYDGFEKHRCSSHLSFSFAFFVHGESTVCASVDVRQHPAVRHLTRACLQRTQTSQSGVKVILAPYGLAGTLTGPVGRTDCQLLEEWKHFYPINGSNVEAGLPPLVEVLVGGVRMRYPSCYVLVTDMDDTPPDTPLSPPSSPASCEHPLLDQQELRAATELPERVWAECTLGSPISASKTESSTEPGNWTFTDPTQKSSCTCSKYATPGGWKSLASSQVQRERVDKGGRRVVPFHRRSTTQWDACPSVPANAPRSVLNRTEAPSTPPGGPPSYSRGPPTGGDCLPVPSVGSPGSPAPSPLPTPHSEPASVPPAEPTMPTLSPQPPPSHTNTAPPLTPSQGPKSTSSACNNQVHSPAPGPTLKRPVLVSRECEDIYLENEQSLPWLYDYSTQEAWLNHPVKRFKESNSSPVTVRSSNTLYPPMNSQVPQSQTPKLEIKQEPNATVGDCIGRRTDPYEFDATGEENGTGVDGLRRQRDDPTKPGSLFTSEGLQASYKDLDQIFDNSDPDTSSDETNLNQLQVQTPPESNRSSGLHEETRVDANNRHNNRGVGVLRPEELSKMFPTPPSLEHNPVASPCQLNDPLMDQTELSVPPRPLRHLPDIYPNMGSPQEEPIDDWSYVFKPAPICKMVGSSKYAPLTNLPSQSLPPVTLPSHCVYRPSWQCNPTSNNTDKPLPPTRPGSVQQQPCPPSPAPLGAPYRSATISGRPPPPPYDQPSPATSTTSSYLNKNLNSIEADTPGPTRAPESNSLVVNILLADTALNIFRDHNFDSCSLCVCNAGPKVVGNIKGADAGVYLTHSWSGGALYQDDDQIRCSCGFSAVVNRRLAHRAGLFYEDEMEITGIAEDPAEKKKTSLVALACGAGKPSEGLDVIPPSVLELLREQCLIVQSSASSLYRASRIYAAMKGYPMLAPTVNMLEFNDGNEVSLAALDQGKIDGTHNERTNRVNGVHRWVFLRAKGPQCSGDIVRMMRGLQPLLQDAVQKKCTTRMWEAPYTVAGPLTWRQYHRLAGRGTDDRCEPQPIPALVVGYDRDWLSLSPYALSYWEKLLLEPYAGPRDVAYVVVAPDSDCVINKVKSFFRELSTTYEICRLGRHTAISKALRDGILRVGKASVQKQAKQPIDDWFKLLGENQLGELLRLYAQVCNHRLAPYLTQVIQDRSLLDPGDSQQTNRQQQQQQQTTIPVTDTMPATPDVMTSKPESVEGENPRSETPSSGTATNSNSNAGNTTPTSQTATIPTNTTAGPDEEEVEPPAVVVYLVEPFSLGGPEDSDRRRLAILALLRAYSAAVNSMPENIRSNINVQLISLESIMELSRARERRKIQDEMRALALNVFLQGRRLLNHNSTVKSLTGFGTAAAADLFLKSKDERNRAPYRLYAPAYVLAPLRAKSEAPESFGIAGPEECAVLYLSYCLSEDQSWLLAVATDDRGEIFETATINIDIPNRKRRKRASARRVGLQKLMDFILGVMSQGVQPWRLVVGRVGRIGHGELKGWSWLLSRKALLKASKHLKEICGQCSLLYPSAAPCVLSACLVSLEPDSTLRLMADQFTPDERFSQASVNCQLSTPQDVTCTHILVFPTSATTQSSQTAFQEQHINGPELGDDELFSALNDDMPEGMEGMGDFNDIFNVWPEAGAGGGQSPGGSPHRPEGSPLGGDGGGSGLGNHDGPGSPFPCSNTPRVAVAEQAEEVGTLLQQPLALGYLVSTAPTGRMPPWFWSACPHLEGVCPVFLKNALHLHSPAIQQNSDDLLQQQSALTAHPLDSQYTTDVLRYVLEGYNALSWLAVDANTKDRLSCLPVHVQALMQLYHAAAALV from the exons ATGACGCATCCGTCGCATCAAACGAACGGCGCTAGCCTGGAGGACTGCCACACGAATTTCTTCGCACTG ACGGACCTCTGCGGCATCAAATGGAGGAAGCTCGTGTGGGGCGAAGTGGCCGGCGGTTTCGGGGGCACCCCCCTCGAGGACCCGGTGCTCTCGAGCTTCTCGCGGTGCCTCGCGGGCGACATTCTGTGCGTGTGGCGGCGCGTCGCCGCCACGCCGTCCACCTCCGGCCCGGCGACCGCCTCGGCGAGCGGGGCTGCAGGCATCTTCGACCTGGGCATCGCGCCTTCGCCCGCGCCACCGCCTCTCTCCCTCACCGCCGCCAAGGAACTCTGGATCTTCTGGTATGGCGAGGAACCTGATCTCTCCGGTCTCGTGTCTCCGGAACTCATTGCGTGCG AAAGTGAACAGGGTTCTTGGGAAAGCGGATTATCGTACGAGTGCCGGTCACTTCTTTTCAAGGCTCTGCATAACTTGATCGAGCGGTGCTTACTGTCTCGTGATTTTGTCCGCCTAGGAAAGTGGTTCGTACAACCCTATGATGGATTCGAGAAACACCGTTGCAGTAG CCACTTGTCATTCTCGTTTGCGTTCTTTGTTCATGGAGAGAGTACTGTATGCGCAAGTGTGGACGTCAGGCAGCACCCTGCTGTGCGACATCTTACAAGGGCTTGTTTGCAGCGCACCCAAACCTCCCAATCTGGTGTTAAAG TGATTCTAGCCCCTTATGGGCTGGCAGGCACTTTAACTGGTCCAGTAGGACGTACGGACTGTCAGCTTCTCGAAGAATGGAAACACTTTTATCCAATCAATGGCAGTAACGTCGAGGCTGGCCTTCCACCTCTGGTGGAAGTGCTCGTCGGTGGTGTTCGCATGCGTTATCCTTCTTGTTACGTCCTCGTCACAGACATGGATGACACTCCACCCGATACTCCTCTTTCTCCACCGAGTAGTCCTGCCAGTTGCGAACACCCCCTGTTAGATCAGCAGGAGCTACGAGCAGCCACAGAATTACCAGAACGTGTATGGGCAGAATGTACTTTGGGTTCACCGATCTCTGCTTCCAAGACAGAATCTTCCACGGAACCTGGAAACTGGACCTTCACAGACCCAACGCAAAAGTCTTCCTGTACCTGTTCAAA GTATGCGACCCCCGGGGGTTGGAAGAGCCTGGCCTCCTCTCAGGTTCAGAGGGAGAGAGTAGATAAAGGTGGACGGAGGGTCGTACCGTTTCATCGACGCTCTACCACCCAGTGGGATGCTTGTCCCTCTGTCCCTGCTAATGCCCCCAG GTCTGTACTGAATAGAACAGAGGCGCCAAGTACACCACCAGGAGGACCTCCTTCTTATTCAAGGGGACCACCAACAGGAGGAGATTGTCTACCAGTTCCATCTGTCGGCTCGCCAGGTTCCCCAGCACCTTCACCTCTTCCAACTCCACATTCCGAGCCAGCATCTGTTCCACCAGCAGAGCCTACGATGCCTACTCTCAGTCCTCAACCGCCACCCAGTCACACGAACACTGCCCCACCGTTAACCCCTTCTCAAGGCCCGAAGTCAACCTCCTCTGCGTGTAATAATCAAGTACATAGTCCAGCTCCTGGACCAACTTTGAAACGACCGGTCTTAGTCTCCAGAGAATGTGAGGATATATATTTAGAGAACGAACAGTCATTACCTTGGCTCTACGATTACTCAACGCAAGAAGCATGGCTCAATCATCCTGTGAAACGTTTTAAGGAATCTAATAGCAGTCCAGTCACTGTACGGAGCAGCAATACATTATATCCACCAATGAATTCTCAGGTTCCTCAATCTCAGACtccaaaattagaaattaagcaGGAACCAAATGCCACCGTT GGAGATTGCATCGGAAGAAGAACAGACCCTTACGAGTTCGACGCAACAGGTGAAGAAAACGGCACGGGTGTCGACGGGCTTAGACGGCAAAGAGACGATCCTACTAAACCAGGATCTTTATTTACCAGCGAAGGTCTACAAGCATCCTACAAAGATTTAGATCAAATCTTCGATAATTCCGATCCTGATACATCTAGCGACGAAACA AATTTGAACCAACTTCAAGTACAAACACCACCGGAGTCGAACAGATCCAGTGGGCTACACGAAGAGACCAGAGTAGACGCCAACAACAGACATAATAACCGAGGTGTGGGCGTGCTACGACCAGAAGAACTTTCCAAAATGTTCCCCACACCGCCATCCCTAGAGCATAATCCGGTCGCCTCGCCTTGCCAGTTGAACGACCCTTTGATGGACCAGACGGAACTTTCTGTACCTCCACGACCACTCAGGCACCTCCCTGACATCTATCCGAACATGGGATCCCCTCAAGAGGAGCCAATCGACGATTGGTCTTACGTGTTCAAGCCCGCGCCCATCTGCAAGATGGTCGGTTCTTCCAAGTACGCCCCCCTCACGAATCTGCCCAGCCAGTCTCTACCACCCGTCACACTGCCATCGCACTGCGTGTACAGACCTTCCTGGCAGTGCAATCCCACTTCGAACAACACGGACAAACCGCTTCCACCAACTAGACCGGGCTCGGTCCAACAGCAACCGTGCCCACCGAGCCCAGCGCCGTTGGGTGCACCGTATCGTTCTGCCACCATCTCTGGAAGACCGCCGCCGCCGCCCTACGATCAACCGAGCCCAGCCACGTCCACCACCTCCTCGTATTTAAACAAGAACTTGAACAGTATCGAGGCAGACACGCCAGGCCCTACGCGAGCGCCGGAATCGAATTCCCTCGTAGTGAACATCCTCTTAGCGGACACAGCGCTCAACATCTTTCGCGATCATAACTTCGACAGCTGCAGTCTGTGTGTCTGCAACGCGGGACCCAAGGTAGTGGGTAATATCAAGGGCGCGGACGCGGGCGTCTACCTGACGCACTCGTGGTCTGGCGGTGCCCTGTACCAAGACGACGATCAGATCAGGTGCAGCTGCGGTTTCAGCGCGGTGGTGAACCGACGGCTGGCACACAGGGCGGGTCTGTTCTACGAGGACGAGATGGAGATCACAGGGATCGCGGAGGATCCGGCGGAGAAGAAGAAAACGTCTCTGGTTGCTCTGGCGTGCGGAGCAGGTAAACCATCAGAGGGTTTGGACGTGATACCACCCAGTGTGTTGGAGCTGCTGAGGGAGCAGTGCCTGATAGTGCAGAGCTCCGCGAGCAGCCTGTACAGGGCGTCCAGGATTTACGCGGCGATGAAGGGCTACCCGATGCTTGCCCCCACTGTGAAcatgttggagttcaacgatggGAACGAGGTGTCGCTGGCGGCTCTCGATCAGGGTAAAATCGACGGCACGCATAACGAAAGAACTAACCGCGTGAACGGTGTGCATCGATGGGTGTTCCTTAGAGCGAAGGGTCCTCAGTGTAGCGGTGACATTGTACGGATGATGAGAGGCCTGCAGCCACTGCTGCAGGACGCCGTGCAGAAAAAGTGCACCACCAGGATGTGGGAGGCGCCGTATACGGTTGCTGGCCCTCTCACCTGGAGGCAGTATCATCGGTTAGCGGGCCGTGGGACCGACGACCGTTGCGAGCCACAGCCGATACCCGCATTGGTCGTTGGTTATGATCGGGACTGGCTGTCTTTGTCACCTTATGCTCTTAGTTACTGGGAGAAACTGCTCTTAGAACCGTATGCTGGGCCCAGGGACGTTGCCTACGTGGTGGTAGCGCCCGACAGCGATTGCGTTATCAACAAAGTGAAATCGTTTTTCCGCGAACTATCCACCACGTATGAA ATCTGTCGGCTGGGAAGGCATACGGCTATCTCGAAGGCACTGCGCGATGGTATTCTTCGGGTTGGGAAAGCGTCCGTGCAAAAGCAAGCCAAACAACCGATAGACGACTGGTTTAAACTATTAGGAGAGAACCAATTGGGAGAGCTATTGCGGCTATACGCTCAAGTGTGTAATCATCGATTAGCCCCGTATTTAACGCAAGTTATACAGGATCGAAGTCTGTTAGATCCTGGTGACTCGCAGCAAACGAATaggcaacaacagcagcaacagcaaacGACTATTCCCGTCACTGACACGATGCCAGCCACGCCTGACGTGATGACCAGCAAACCCGAGTCTGTTG AGGGAGAAAATCCCAGAAGCGAAACTCCATCGTCGGGTACAGCGACAAATTCCAATTCTAATGCTGGTAATACGACACCAACTTCTCAAACTGCCACGATACCCACTAACACCACCGCGGGTCCAGACGAAGAGGAAGTCGAGCCACCGGCTGTTGTTGTTTATTTGGTAGAACCATTCTCACTGGGAGGGCCCGAGGATTCTGATCGCCGGAGACTCGCGATTTTAGCTCTGTTACGCGCCTACTCGGCAGCAGTTAATAGTATGCCTGAGAACATCAGATCCAACATCAACGTCCAG CTAATATCCTTGGAAAGCATAATGGAGTTAAGTCGGGCTAGGGAAAGGCGAAAGATTCAGGACGAGATGAGAGCCTTAGCGTTAAACGTGTTCCTACAGGGCCGGCGATTGTTAAATCACAACTCCACGGTAAAAAGTCTCACTGGCTTTGGTACCGCTGCCGCTGCAGATCTTTTCCTTAAGAGTAAAGAT GAACGGAACCGAGCCCCGTACCGGTTGTACGCACCGGCCTACGTCCTGGCCCCTCTACGAGCGAAAAGCGAAGCACCAGAATCCTTTGGTATCGCTGGGCCAGAGGAATGCGCGGTTCTCTATCTCAGCTATTGTCTCAGCGAGGATCAATCCTGGCTGCTCGCGGTCGCCACCGACGACAGAGGCGAGATATTCGAGACAGCCACCATCAACATCGACATACCCAACAGGAAGAGGAGGAAACGAGCTTCGGCCAGGCGAGTAGGATTGCAGAAATTGATGGACTTCATACTCGGCGTGATGTCTCAAGGT GTGCAACCATGGAGATTAGTGGTAGGTCGCGTGGGGCGTATAGGCCACGGCGAGCTGAAAGGATGGAGTTGGTTGTTATCTAGAAAAGCGCTTCTGAaggcctcgaaacatctgaagGAAATATGCGGCCAATGTAGTCTTCTGTATCCGTCGGCGGCACCTTGCGTGCTCAGCGCCTGTTTAGTTTCCCTCGAGCCAGACTCGACACTGAGACTGATGGCTGACCAGTTCACGCCCGACGAGAGATTCAGTCAGGCGTCGGTAAACTGCCAATTATCCACACCGCAGGATGTCACGTGCACTCACATTCTCGTGTTTCCTACATCTGCTACCACCCAG TCGTCACAGACTGCATTTCAAGAGCAGCACATCAATGGACCAGAATTAGGGGACGACGAGCTGTTCTCTGCTTTGAACGACGACATGCCGGAAGGTATGGAAGGTATGGGAGACTTCAACGATATATTTAACGTATGGCCAGAGGCTGGCGCTGGTGGAGGACAAAGTCCTGGTGGCAGTCCACATCGTCCAGAGGGATCACCGCTGGGCGGAGATGGCGGTGGTTCGGGTCTAGGCAACCACGACGGCCCGGGTAGTCCATTTCCGTGTAGCAACACGCCAAGA GTAGCAGTTGCTGAACAGGCAGAGGAGGTTGGAACGCTGTTGCAGCAACCGCTTGCTCTCGGTTATTTAGTATCCACTGCGCCAACGGGACGAATGCCACCATGGTTTTGGTCAGCTTGCCCCCATCTTGAAGGCGTTTGCCCAGTGTTCTTGAAGAATGCCTTACATTTGCATAGTCCAGCAATACAGCAGAATAGCGACGATCTGTTGCAACAGCAAAGCGCACTCACCGCTCATCCACTAGATTCACAGTATACCACCGATGTGCTCAG ATACGTATTGGAAGGGTACAATGCACTGTCGTGGCTCGCGGTGGACGCAAACACAAAGGATCGGCTATCCTGCTTGCCAGTGCACGTGCAAGCGCTCATGCAGCTCTACCATGCAGCGGCAGCTCTCGTCTGA